In one window of Pseudomonas benzenivorans DNA:
- a CDS encoding NAD-dependent epimerase/dehydratase family protein, whose protein sequence is MSDAPILITGGAGFIGSHLVDALLAQGRAVRVLDDLSMGKRSNLPLDNPRLQLIEGDVADAAQVNEAVAGCRAVAHLAAVASVQASVDDPVSTHRSNFVGTLNVCEAMRVHGVRRVLFASSAAVYGNNGEGQAIDEDTPKAPLTPYAADKLASEHYLDFYRRQHGLEPAIFRFFNIFGPRQDPSSPYSGVISIFTQRAQQGQPITVFGDGEQTRDFFYIADLIAVLLQALSAPAAVPGAVNVGWNQATSLNQLLAEIGGLFGGLPAVSHQAPRPGDIRHSRADNRRLQDGYRLPPPTPLRLGLQRLLGLA, encoded by the coding sequence ATGTCTGACGCGCCCATCCTGATTACCGGCGGTGCCGGTTTCATCGGCTCGCACCTGGTCGACGCCCTGCTCGCCCAAGGCCGGGCCGTACGGGTGCTGGACGACCTGTCGATGGGCAAGCGCAGCAATCTACCGCTGGACAACCCGCGTCTGCAGCTGATCGAAGGCGACGTGGCCGACGCCGCGCAGGTGAACGAGGCCGTGGCCGGTTGTCGCGCGGTGGCGCACCTGGCGGCGGTGGCCTCGGTTCAGGCTTCGGTGGATGACCCGGTGAGTACCCACAGGAGCAACTTCGTCGGCACCCTCAACGTCTGCGAGGCCATGCGCGTGCACGGCGTCAGGCGCGTGCTGTTCGCCTCCAGTGCAGCGGTCTATGGCAATAACGGCGAAGGCCAGGCCATCGACGAGGACACGCCGAAGGCGCCGCTGACGCCCTACGCGGCGGACAAGCTGGCCAGCGAGCATTACCTGGACTTCTATCGGCGCCAGCATGGCCTGGAGCCGGCGATCTTCCGCTTCTTCAACATCTTCGGGCCGCGCCAGGATCCGTCCTCGCCCTATTCCGGGGTGATCAGCATCTTCACCCAGCGCGCCCAGCAGGGGCAGCCGATCACGGTGTTCGGCGATGGCGAGCAGACCCGCGACTTCTTCTACATCGCCGACCTGATCGCGGTGCTGCTGCAGGCGCTGTCTGCGCCTGCGGCCGTGCCGGGGGCGGTGAACGTCGGCTGGAACCAGGCCACCAGTCTCAACCAGCTACTGGCCGAGATCGGCGGGCTGTTCGGCGGCCTGCCGGCGGTCAGCCACCAGGCCCCGCGTCCCGGCGATATCCGTCATTCGCGGGCGGACAACCGGCGCTTGCAGGACGGTTACCGGCTGCCGCCGCCCACCCCGCTGCGCCTGGGGCTGCAGCGCCTGTTGGGCCTCGCCTGA
- a CDS encoding sugar nucleotide-binding protein, with amino-acid sequence MRMRLMLLGGGNALGQALIRLGAEEDIGFLAPRPPEGGWDAASLTQLLDDTRPDALVNLAYYFDWFQAEAVDAARLVAQERAVERLAELCRHHDIRLLQPSSYRVFDGSRVTAYTEKEDPQPLGGRGQALMRLEQSVRAVCPKHVLLRFGWLLDDSPQGLLARFLARAEAGGELSLADDRRGNPTPVDDAARVILAVLKQLDCQSPLWGTYHYGGHEATTSLALGQAVLSEARNYRHDLVEEISPQAHAARPDAAEEPQHAVLACKKILHTFGIKPRAWRAGLPSLLDRYYRHV; translated from the coding sequence ATGCGAATGCGCCTGATGCTGCTGGGGGGCGGTAACGCGCTGGGGCAGGCTCTGATCCGCCTCGGCGCCGAGGAAGACATCGGCTTTCTCGCCCCGCGCCCGCCGGAGGGCGGCTGGGATGCCGCCAGCCTGACCCAGCTGCTCGACGACACCCGCCCCGACGCCCTGGTCAACCTGGCCTACTACTTCGACTGGTTCCAGGCCGAGGCCGTGGACGCCGCGCGCCTGGTCGCCCAGGAGCGGGCGGTCGAGCGCCTGGCCGAGCTCTGCCGGCATCACGACATCCGCCTGTTGCAGCCTTCCAGCTATCGGGTATTCGACGGCTCGCGGGTGACCGCCTACACCGAGAAGGAAGACCCTCAGCCCCTGGGCGGCCGTGGCCAGGCCTTGATGCGTCTGGAGCAGAGCGTGCGCGCGGTCTGCCCCAAGCATGTGCTGCTGCGCTTCGGCTGGTTGCTGGACGACAGTCCCCAGGGCCTGCTGGCGCGCTTCCTGGCTCGGGCCGAGGCGGGCGGCGAGCTGAGCCTCGCCGACGACAGGCGCGGCAACCCGACGCCGGTGGACGATGCCGCCCGGGTGATCCTCGCCGTGCTCAAACAGCTCGATTGCCAGTCGCCGCTGTGGGGTACCTACCACTACGGCGGCCATGAGGCGACCACCTCCCTGGCCTTGGGGCAGGCAGTGTTGAGCGAGGCGCGCAACTACCGCCACGACCTGGTGGAGGAAATCAGCCCCCAGGCCCATGCCGCGCGTCCCGATGCGGCCGAAGAGCCGCAGCATGCGGTGCTGGCCTGCAAGAAGATCCTCCATACCTTCGGCATCAAGCCGCGCGCCTGGCGCGCCGGGCTGCCGAGCCTGCTGGACCGCTACTACCGCCATGTCTGA
- the katG gene encoding catalase/peroxidase HPI, whose translation MTTETKCPFSGSALKHSAGGGTSNRHWWPNQLNLHTLHQHSSLSSPMDEGFNYAEAFKNLDLDAVVKDLTVLMTDSQDWWPADWGHYGGLMIRMAWHAAGTYRVADGRGGAGTGNQRFAPLNSWPDNGNLDKARRLLWPIKQKYGNKLSWADLMILAGNVALESMGFKTFGFAGGRPDIWAPEEDTYWGAETEWLATSDKANSRYSGDRQLDNPLAAVQMGLIYVNPEGPDGNPDPVASGRDVRETFARMAMNDEETVALVAGGHTFGKAHGAGDPALVGAEPEGADIAEQGLGWINKLGSGKGADTTTSGIEGAWKPNPTQWDMGYFDMLFGYEWELTKSPAGAHQWTPKNCKAEDLIPDAHDPSKKHPPMMTTADLSLRMDPAYEKIARRFHQDPQAFADAFARAWFKLTHRDMGPRARYLGKLVPQEELIWQDPIPALDHALVDAQDVSALKAEVLTSGLSIAELVSTAWASASTFRGSDKRGGANGARIRLAPQKDWAANQPAQLARVLAALERIQKDFNASAAGGKKISLADLIVLAGSAAVEAAAQQAGHQVTVPFSPGRMDATQEQTDIEAFAVLEPKADGFRNYAMPGLEGFTAELLVDKAQLLTLTAPEMTVLVGGLRALDANVGKSQHGVFTQRPGVLSNDYFVNLLDMGTQWQRSAGDANVLEGRVRKSGELKWTGTVVDLLFGSNSQLRALAEVYAQADGQEKFVRDFVAAWTKVMNLDRFDLV comes from the coding sequence ATGACGACCGAAACCAAGTGCCCGTTCTCGGGCAGCGCTCTCAAGCACAGTGCCGGCGGTGGCACCTCGAACCGACACTGGTGGCCGAACCAGCTGAATCTGCACACCCTGCACCAGCACTCGTCACTGTCCAGCCCGATGGACGAGGGCTTCAACTACGCCGAAGCATTCAAGAACCTCGACCTGGATGCGGTGGTCAAGGACCTCACCGTGCTGATGACCGACTCCCAGGACTGGTGGCCGGCGGACTGGGGCCATTACGGCGGCCTGATGATTCGCATGGCCTGGCACGCCGCCGGCACCTACAGGGTGGCGGATGGTCGTGGCGGCGCGGGCACCGGCAACCAGCGCTTCGCGCCCCTGAACAGCTGGCCGGACAATGGCAACCTCGACAAGGCCCGTCGCCTGCTGTGGCCGATCAAGCAGAAGTACGGCAACAAGCTGTCCTGGGCCGACCTGATGATCCTCGCCGGCAACGTCGCCCTGGAGTCCATGGGCTTCAAGACCTTCGGCTTCGCCGGCGGTCGTCCCGACATCTGGGCGCCGGAGGAGGACACCTACTGGGGGGCTGAGACCGAGTGGCTGGCCACCAGCGACAAGGCCAACAGCCGCTACTCCGGTGACCGCCAGCTGGACAACCCACTGGCGGCGGTGCAGATGGGCCTGATCTACGTGAACCCCGAAGGCCCGGACGGCAACCCCGACCCGGTGGCCTCGGGGCGCGACGTGCGCGAAACCTTCGCCCGCATGGCGATGAACGACGAGGAGACCGTGGCACTGGTGGCCGGCGGCCATACCTTCGGCAAGGCCCACGGTGCCGGCGATCCGGCCCTGGTCGGCGCCGAACCGGAAGGCGCGGATATCGCCGAGCAGGGCCTGGGCTGGATCAACAAGCTGGGCAGCGGCAAGGGCGCTGACACCACCACCAGCGGTATCGAGGGTGCCTGGAAGCCCAACCCGACCCAGTGGGACATGGGCTACTTCGACATGCTGTTCGGCTACGAGTGGGAGCTGACCAAGAGCCCGGCCGGCGCCCACCAGTGGACGCCGAAGAACTGCAAGGCAGAGGACCTGATCCCCGACGCCCACGATCCGTCGAAGAAGCACCCGCCGATGATGACCACCGCCGACCTGTCGCTGCGCATGGACCCGGCTTACGAGAAGATCGCCCGGCGCTTCCATCAGGACCCGCAGGCCTTCGCCGACGCCTTCGCCCGCGCCTGGTTCAAGCTGACCCATCGCGACATGGGGCCGCGCGCCCGTTACCTGGGCAAGCTGGTGCCCCAGGAAGAGCTGATCTGGCAGGACCCGATTCCGGCCCTCGACCACGCCTTGGTCGATGCGCAGGACGTGTCTGCGCTCAAGGCCGAGGTGCTCACCTCCGGCCTGTCGATCGCCGAGCTGGTGTCCACCGCCTGGGCCTCGGCCTCGACCTTCCGCGGCAGCGACAAGCGCGGCGGGGCCAACGGCGCGCGGATCCGCCTGGCGCCGCAGAAGGACTGGGCGGCCAACCAGCCGGCTCAGCTGGCCAGGGTCCTGGCGGCGCTGGAGCGCATCCAGAAGGACTTCAACGCCTCGGCCGCCGGTGGCAAGAAGATCTCCCTGGCCGACCTGATAGTGCTGGCCGGTAGCGCCGCGGTGGAGGCCGCCGCCCAGCAGGCCGGGCACCAGGTGACGGTGCCCTTCAGTCCGGGGCGCATGGACGCCACGCAGGAGCAGACCGACATCGAGGCCTTCGCGGTGCTCGAGCCCAAGGCCGACGGCTTCCGCAACTACGCGATGCCGGGGCTGGAGGGTTTCACGGCCGAGTTGCTGGTCGACAAGGCCCAGCTGCTGACCCTGACCGCGCCGGAGATGACGGTGCTGGTCGGTGGCCTGCGCGCCCTCGACGCCAATGTCGGCAAGAGCCAGCACGGCGTGTTCACCCAGCGTCCGGGAGTCCTGAGCAACGACTACTTCGTCAATCTGCTCGACATGGGCACCCAGTGGCAGCGCTCGGCGGGGGATGCGAACGTGCTCGAAGGCCGTGTCCGCAAGAGCGGTGAGTTGAAGTGGACCGGCACCGTGGTCGATCTGCTGTTCGGCTCCAACTCCCAGCTGCGAGCCCTGGCGGAGGTCTATGCCCAGGCCGATGGCCAGGAGAAGTTCGTCCGAGACTTCGTCGCGGCCTGGACCAAGGTGATGAACCTGGATCGCTTCGACCTGGTGTAA
- a CDS encoding MFS transporter yields MHDSHSERMSGSETRAAGGLALVFAFRMLGMFMVLPVLATYGMELADSTPALIGLAIGAYGLTQALLQIPFGMLSDRIGRRPVIYAGLLIFAAGSVLAANADSIWGVIAGRVLQGAGAISAAVMALLSDLTREQHRTKAMAMIGMSIGLSFAVAMVVGPLLTRAFGLSGLFWATAAMALLGILIVAGLVPRTAGPLQHRESGVAKQALWPTLKHADLLRLDFGILALHAILMASFVALPLALVEQGGLAKEEHWWVYLTALLIGFFGMVPFIIYGEKKRRMKRVLLGAVAVLLACELYFWAFGDSLRALVLGTVVFFTAFNLLEASLPSLISKVAPAGGKGTAMGVYSTSQFLGAALGGILGGWLYQHYSLSGVFLGCALLALLWLVFAVTMREPPYVTSLRLPLSAAALQEAGLAERLLAVPGVADAVVVRDEAALYIKLDTQQLDRTSLERLIEAAPATC; encoded by the coding sequence ATGCACGATTCGCACAGCGAGCGCATGAGTGGCAGTGAAACCCGCGCGGCCGGTGGTCTGGCGCTGGTGTTCGCCTTCCGCATGCTCGGCATGTTCATGGTGTTGCCGGTGCTGGCGACCTACGGCATGGAGCTCGCCGACAGCACGCCGGCGCTGATCGGCCTGGCCATCGGCGCCTACGGCCTGACCCAGGCGCTGCTGCAGATTCCCTTCGGCATGCTCAGCGACCGCATCGGCCGGCGTCCGGTGATCTATGCCGGGCTGCTGATCTTCGCCGCCGGCAGCGTGCTGGCGGCCAATGCCGACTCCATCTGGGGGGTGATCGCCGGGCGCGTGCTGCAGGGCGCCGGCGCCATCTCCGCGGCGGTGATGGCACTGCTCTCGGACCTGACCCGCGAGCAGCACCGGACCAAGGCCATGGCCATGATCGGCATGAGTATCGGCCTGTCCTTCGCCGTCGCCATGGTGGTCGGGCCGCTGCTGACCCGCGCCTTCGGCCTGTCCGGGCTGTTCTGGGCCACCGCGGCCATGGCCCTGCTGGGCATCCTGATAGTCGCCGGCCTGGTGCCGCGCACGGCCGGGCCGCTGCAGCACCGCGAGTCGGGGGTGGCCAAGCAGGCGCTGTGGCCGACGCTCAAGCACGCCGACCTGCTGCGTCTGGACTTCGGCATCCTGGCCCTGCATGCCATCCTCATGGCCAGCTTCGTCGCCCTGCCGCTGGCCCTGGTGGAGCAGGGTGGGCTGGCCAAGGAAGAGCACTGGTGGGTGTACCTGACCGCGCTGCTGATCGGCTTCTTCGGCATGGTGCCCTTCATCATCTACGGCGAGAAGAAGCGCCGGATGAAGCGGGTGCTGCTCGGTGCGGTGGCCGTGCTGCTGGCCTGCGAGCTGTACTTCTGGGCGTTCGGCGACAGCCTGCGCGCGCTGGTGCTGGGCACCGTGGTGTTCTTCACTGCCTTCAACCTGCTGGAGGCCTCGCTGCCCTCGCTGATCAGCAAGGTCGCCCCGGCCGGCGGCAAGGGCACGGCGATGGGGGTGTACTCCACCAGCCAGTTCCTCGGCGCGGCCCTGGGCGGCATCCTCGGTGGCTGGCTGTATCAGCACTACAGCCTGTCGGGTGTGTTCCTCGGCTGCGCCCTGCTGGCCCTGCTTTGGCTGGTCTTTGCTGTTACTATGCGCGAACCGCCTTATGTCACCAGCCTGCGCCTGCCGCTTTCAGCCGCGGCCTTGCAAGAAGCGGGGCTGGCCGAGCGATTACTGGCCGTGCCCGGAGTGGCGGATGCCGTGGTGGTGCGTGACGAGGCCGCCCTCTACATCAAACTGGATACCCAACAATTGGATCGCACGTCCCTGGAACGCCTGATCGAAGCGGCGCCGGCGACGTGCTGA
- the uvrA gene encoding excinuclease ABC subunit UvrA yields the protein MDKILIRGARTHNLKNIDLTLPRDKLIVITGLSGSGKSSLAFDTLYAEGQRRYVESLSAYARQFLSMMEKPDVDTIEGLSPAISIEQKSTSHNPRSTVGTITEIYDYLRLLYARVGIPRCPDHDVPLEAQTVSQMVDQVLALPEGRKLMLLAPVIRERKGEHLSVFEELRAQGFVRARVDGKLFELDELPKLDKQKKHSIDVVVDRFKVREDLQQRLAESFETALGLADGIALVAPMDGEEGEEIIFSARFACPHCGHSISELEPKLFSFNNPAGACPTCDGLGVKQFFDAKRLINGELTLAEGAIRGWDRRNVYYFQMLGSLAAHFGFSLEIPFDELAAEQQKVILFGSGAQNVDFKYLNDRGDIVKRSHPFEGIVPNLERRYRETESASVREELAKFLSTQPCPDCRGTRLRREARHVWIGERTLPAVTGLPVGEACDYFGDLHLSGRRGEIAEKILKEIRERLQFLVNVGLDYLTLDRSADTLSGGEAQRIRLASQIGAGLVGVMYILDEPSIGLHQRDNERLLGTLTHLRNLGNTVIVVEHDEDAIRLADYVVDIGPGAGVHGGQIVAEGTPDQVMSHPDSLTGKYLSGRVRIRYPQARTPVDRKKLLTLKGARGNNLRNVDLEIPVGLLTCVTGVSGSGKSTLINNTLFPLAATALNGATTLEAAAHDGFDGLQHLDKVVDIDQSPIGRTPRSNPATYTGLFTPIRELFAGVPESRSRGYGPGRFSFNVKGGRCEACQGDGVIKVEMHFLPDIYVPCDVCKGKRYNRETLEVKYKGKSITEVLDMTIEEARAFFDAVPAIARKLQTLMDVGLSYIKLGQSATTLSGGEAQRVKLSRELSKRDTGKTLYILDEPTTGLHFADIQQLLDVLHRLRDHGNTVVVIEHNLDVIKTADWLVDLGPEGGSKGGMIIATGTPEEVAEMPQSHTGHFLRPLLQRERTPATAAET from the coding sequence GTGGACAAGATTCTGATCCGTGGGGCACGTACCCATAACCTGAAGAACATCGACCTGACCCTGCCGCGCGACAAGCTGATCGTGATCACCGGCCTGTCCGGCTCCGGCAAGTCCTCCCTGGCCTTCGACACCCTCTACGCCGAGGGCCAACGCCGCTACGTCGAATCCCTGTCGGCCTACGCCCGGCAGTTCCTGTCGATGATGGAGAAGCCCGACGTCGACACCATCGAGGGCCTGTCCCCGGCCATTTCCATCGAGCAGAAATCCACCTCGCACAACCCGCGCTCCACCGTCGGCACCATCACCGAGATCTACGACTACCTGCGCCTGCTCTATGCCCGCGTCGGCATCCCGCGCTGCCCGGACCATGACGTGCCGCTGGAGGCGCAGACCGTCAGCCAGATGGTCGACCAGGTCCTGGCCCTGCCGGAGGGCCGCAAGCTGATGCTGCTGGCCCCGGTCATTCGCGAGCGCAAGGGCGAGCACCTGTCGGTGTTCGAAGAACTGCGCGCCCAGGGCTTCGTCCGCGCCCGGGTCGACGGCAAGCTCTTTGAGCTGGACGAGCTGCCCAAGCTGGACAAACAGAAGAAGCACTCCATCGACGTGGTGGTGGATCGCTTCAAGGTCCGCGAGGACCTGCAGCAGCGCCTGGCCGAGTCCTTCGAGACCGCCCTCGGCCTGGCCGACGGCATCGCCCTGGTGGCGCCCATGGACGGGGAAGAAGGCGAGGAGATCATCTTCTCCGCGCGCTTCGCCTGCCCGCACTGCGGCCACTCGATCAGCGAGCTGGAGCCCAAGCTGTTCTCCTTCAACAACCCGGCCGGCGCCTGCCCCACCTGCGACGGCCTGGGGGTCAAGCAGTTCTTCGACGCCAAGCGCCTGATCAACGGCGAGCTGACCCTGGCCGAAGGCGCGATCCGCGGCTGGGACCGGCGCAACGTCTACTACTTCCAGATGCTCGGCTCCCTGGCCGCGCATTTCGGCTTCAGCCTGGAGATTCCCTTCGACGAGCTGGCCGCCGAGCAGCAGAAGGTCATCCTGTTCGGCAGCGGCGCGCAGAACGTCGACTTCAAGTACCTCAACGACCGCGGCGATATCGTCAAGCGCTCCCACCCCTTCGAGGGCATAGTGCCGAACCTGGAGCGACGCTACCGCGAGACCGAGTCGGCCAGCGTACGCGAGGAACTGGCCAAGTTCCTCAGCACCCAGCCCTGCCCGGACTGCCGCGGCACCCGCCTGCGCCGCGAGGCCCGCCACGTATGGATCGGCGAGCGCACCCTGCCGGCGGTCACCGGCCTGCCGGTGGGCGAGGCCTGCGACTACTTCGGCGACCTGCACCTCTCCGGCCGCCGCGGCGAGATCGCCGAGAAGATCCTCAAGGAAATCCGCGAGCGCCTGCAGTTCCTGGTCAACGTCGGCCTCGACTACCTGACCCTGGACCGCAGCGCCGACACCCTGTCCGGCGGCGAGGCCCAGCGCATCCGCCTGGCCAGCCAGATCGGCGCCGGCCTGGTGGGAGTGATGTACATCCTCGACGAACCGTCCATCGGCCTGCACCAGCGCGACAACGAGCGTCTGCTCGGCACCCTCACCCACCTGCGCAACCTGGGCAACACGGTCATAGTGGTGGAGCACGACGAAGACGCCATCCGCCTGGCCGACTACGTGGTCGACATCGGCCCGGGCGCCGGCGTGCACGGCGGCCAGATAGTCGCCGAGGGCACCCCGGACCAGGTCATGAGCCACCCGGACTCGCTGACCGGCAAGTACCTCTCCGGCCGCGTGCGCATCCGCTACCCGCAGGCGCGCACCCCGGTCGACCGCAAGAAGCTGCTCACGCTCAAGGGCGCCCGCGGCAACAACCTGCGCAACGTCGACCTGGAGATTCCGGTCGGCCTGCTCACCTGCGTCACCGGGGTGTCCGGCTCGGGCAAGTCGACCCTGATCAACAACACCCTGTTCCCGCTCGCCGCCACCGCCCTGAACGGCGCCACCACCCTGGAAGCCGCGGCCCACGACGGCTTCGACGGCCTGCAGCACCTGGACAAGGTGGTCGACATCGACCAGAGCCCGATCGGCCGCACGCCGCGCTCCAACCCGGCCACCTACACCGGCCTGTTCACCCCGATCCGCGAGCTGTTCGCCGGGGTGCCGGAGTCGCGCTCGCGCGGCTACGGCCCGGGGCGCTTCTCCTTCAACGTCAAGGGCGGGCGCTGCGAGGCCTGTCAGGGCGACGGCGTGATCAAGGTGGAGATGCACTTCCTGCCCGACATCTACGTGCCCTGCGACGTGTGCAAGGGCAAGCGCTACAACCGCGAGACCCTGGAGGTGAAGTACAAGGGCAAGAGCATCACCGAGGTGCTCGACATGACCATCGAGGAGGCCCGCGCCTTCTTCGACGCGGTGCCGGCCATCGCCCGCAAGCTGCAGACCCTGATGGATGTCGGCCTGTCCTACATCAAGCTGGGACAGAGCGCGACCACCCTGTCCGGCGGCGAGGCGCAGCGGGTCAAGCTCAGTCGCGAGCTGTCCAAGCGCGACACCGGCAAGACCCTGTACATCCTCGACGAACCGACCACCGGCCTGCACTTCGCCGACATCCAGCAGTTGCTCGACGTGCTCCATCGCCTGCGCGACCATGGCAACACCGTGGTGGTGATCGAGCACAACCTGGACGTGATCAAGACCGCCGACTGGCTGGTCGACCTCGGCCCCGAGGGGGGCTCCAAGGGCGGCATGATCATCGCCACCGGCACCCCGGAAGAGGTGGCCGAGATGCCCCAGTCGCACACCGGCCATTTCCTCCGTCCGCTGCTGCAGCGCGAGCGCACGCCAGCGACCGCCGCAGAGACCTGA
- a CDS encoding single-stranded DNA-binding protein: MARGVNKVILVGTCGQDPETRYLPSGNAVTNLSLATSEQWTDKQTGQKVEKTEWHRVALFGKVAEIAGEYLRKGSQVYIEGKLQTREWEKDGVKRYTTEVIVDMQGTMQLLGGRPSGDSGDSAPRQQRPAPQRAPQQPASRPAPQQPAQPAADFDSFDDDIPF, translated from the coding sequence ATGGCCCGTGGGGTTAACAAAGTCATTCTGGTCGGCACCTGCGGACAGGACCCGGAAACCCGTTACCTGCCCAGCGGCAACGCGGTGACCAACCTGAGTCTGGCCACCAGCGAGCAGTGGACCGACAAGCAGACCGGACAGAAGGTCGAGAAGACCGAGTGGCACCGCGTGGCGCTGTTCGGCAAGGTCGCCGAGATCGCCGGCGAGTACCTGCGCAAGGGCTCCCAGGTGTACATCGAGGGCAAGCTGCAGACCCGCGAGTGGGAGAAGGACGGCGTCAAGCGCTACACCACCGAGGTCATCGTCGACATGCAGGGCACCATGCAACTGCTCGGCGGCCGCCCGAGCGGCGACAGCGGCGACAGCGCACCGCGGCAGCAGCGTCCGGCACCGCAGCGCGCCCCGCAGCAGCCGGCTTCGCGCCCGGCCCCGCAGCAGCCGGCCCAGCCGGCGGCGGACTTCGACAGCTTCGACGACGACATCCCCTTCTGA
- a CDS encoding Na+/H+ antiporter NhaC family protein — MSEPTALSLLPPVVVLVLAIFLRRPILALVLGALSGLLLLGPQAALGGFAEISLKVMQDETIGWLILVCGSFGALIALLVRTGGALAFGRAALKLAKGRRSSLLMTCVLGLVIFVDDYLNALTVGETMKRVTDRFKVSREMLAYVVDSTAAPVCVLVPLSTWAVFFGGLLESNGIAETGRGIGVYMEAIPYMFYAWLSVLLVVLVAAGLVPAIGPMRKAEMLARHGSAGAMHVGELSVQAVEQELTQADKEGGKLHNFLVPLLLLVGFTIYFDIDVWMGMLATLALVVPFYLVQGLMPLDEMLEQMMEGFKTMLPAIGTVIAAFIFKDVCDQLLLPQYVVESLKPYMTAQLLPALVFVAMALLAFATGSSWGIFAVTIPIVMPLAYALDANIPLVIGALLSASAFGSQACFYSDSTVLAAQGSGCNLISHALTQLPYTLIAAGLAFIGFLLIA; from the coding sequence ATGTCCGAACCTACCGCTCTTAGTTTGCTTCCCCCCGTCGTTGTCCTGGTTCTCGCCATTTTCCTGCGTCGCCCCATTCTGGCACTGGTGCTCGGTGCGCTCAGTGGTTTGCTGCTGCTCGGCCCCCAGGCCGCCCTGGGCGGTTTTGCCGAGATCTCCCTCAAGGTCATGCAGGACGAAACCATCGGCTGGCTGATCCTAGTTTGTGGCAGCTTCGGAGCGCTGATCGCCCTCCTGGTGCGTACCGGTGGTGCGCTGGCCTTTGGTCGCGCCGCGCTGAAGCTGGCCAAGGGGCGCCGCTCCTCGTTGCTGATGACCTGCGTGCTGGGCCTGGTGATCTTCGTCGACGACTACCTCAATGCCCTCACCGTGGGCGAGACCATGAAGCGGGTCACCGACCGCTTCAAGGTCTCCCGTGAGATGCTCGCCTATGTGGTCGACTCCACCGCGGCGCCGGTCTGTGTGCTGGTTCCCCTGTCCACCTGGGCGGTGTTCTTCGGCGGCCTGTTGGAAAGCAACGGTATCGCCGAAACCGGGCGGGGCATCGGTGTCTACATGGAGGCGATCCCCTATATGTTCTATGCCTGGCTGTCGGTCCTGCTCGTGGTGCTGGTGGCCGCCGGTCTAGTGCCGGCCATAGGGCCGATGCGCAAGGCCGAGATGCTCGCCCGCCATGGTTCGGCTGGCGCCATGCATGTCGGCGAGCTGAGCGTACAGGCCGTGGAGCAGGAGCTGACACAGGCGGACAAGGAGGGCGGCAAGCTGCACAACTTCCTCGTGCCCTTGCTGTTGCTGGTCGGTTTCACCATCTACTTCGATATCGACGTGTGGATGGGCATGCTGGCGACTCTGGCCTTGGTCGTGCCCTTCTACCTGGTGCAGGGGCTGATGCCTCTGGACGAGATGCTCGAGCAGATGATGGAGGGCTTCAAGACCATGCTGCCGGCCATCGGCACGGTGATCGCGGCCTTCATCTTCAAGGATGTGTGCGACCAGTTGTTGCTGCCGCAGTATGTCGTCGAGTCGCTCAAGCCCTATATGACGGCGCAGTTGTTGCCGGCATTGGTGTTCGTGGCCATGGCGCTGCTGGCGTTCGCCACCGGCTCCTCCTGGGGCATCTTCGCCGTCACCATTCCTATCGTCATGCCGCTGGCCTATGCCCTGGATGCCAATATTCCGCTGGTGATCGGTGCCTTGCTCTCGGCTTCGGCCTTCGGCAGCCAGGCCTGCTTCTACAGCGACTCCACGGTGTTGGCTGCCCAGGGCTCGGGGTGCAACCTGATCAGCCATGCACTGACCCAATTGCCCTATACCCTGATCGCGGCGGGCCTGGCCTTTATCGGCTTCCTGCTGATCGCCTGA
- a CDS encoding OmpW/AlkL family protein — protein MRKSLLTLSLLAMAVAAPLAQAYQAGDILVRAGAITVDPQENSSDIWVGALNSNVAGTKASLNSDTQLGLNFAYMLNDHLGIELLAATPFTHDVGVKGMPGAFAGLNGKLGELKQLPPTLSLVYYPLDGGSRFQPYVGAGINYTWFFDDKLSSEAETKGFRGLDMEDSWGLAAQLGMDYMLGENLLINGQVRYIDIDTTGTTSFAGQKVKVDVEVDPWVYMVGLGYRF, from the coding sequence ATGCGCAAGTCCCTGCTCACCCTCTCCCTCCTGGCCATGGCAGTGGCCGCCCCCCTCGCCCAGGCCTACCAGGCCGGCGATATCCTGGTCCGTGCCGGCGCCATCACCGTCGATCCGCAAGAGAACAGCAGCGATATCTGGGTGGGAGCACTGAACAGCAACGTAGCCGGCACCAAGGCCTCGCTCAACAGCGACACCCAGCTGGGCCTGAACTTCGCCTATATGCTGAACGATCACCTCGGCATCGAACTGCTGGCGGCGACGCCCTTCACCCATGATGTCGGCGTGAAAGGCATGCCGGGCGCCTTCGCCGGCCTGAACGGCAAGCTGGGCGAGCTCAAGCAGCTGCCGCCGACCCTGAGCCTGGTGTATTACCCGCTGGACGGCGGTTCGCGCTTCCAGCCCTATGTAGGCGCGGGCATCAATTACACCTGGTTCTTCGACGACAAGCTGAGCAGCGAAGCCGAGACCAAGGGCTTCCGTGGCCTGGACATGGAGGACTCCTGGGGCCTGGCCGCTCAACTGGGCATGGACTACATGCTCGGCGAAAACCTGCTGATCAACGGCCAGGTGCGCTATATCGACATCGACACCACGGGCACCACCTCCTTTGCCGGGCAGAAGGTCAAGGTCGATGTGGAAGTCGATCCCTGGGTCTATATGGTCGGCCTGGGCTACCGATTCTGA